The Oryza sativa Japonica Group chromosome 11, ASM3414082v1 DNA window caaatcaaatacatcacaaatcctaaaaaatacaaacaaatgaaatacatcacagatccatacAAATGTGCAATAAATCACAGAATTATCCATACAAAAGTACATcttagtgaatcacaaattaataaaaaaagaaaacaacgcgggctgcctttgccgccgcccaCCACAGCCGCCACCTGCGGCCCCGCCGGCCACccgccgcctgcccgccgcTGCTGGGCGTGGCCccactggccgccgccgccacccgtccGCCGCACGGTCGCCTgccacgcggccgccgccgcccgaccggCTGCCGCACCCCGTTCGCCGCACGGCCGCCTGTCGCGCGGCCGGctcgctccgccaccgccgcccggtcgccacagagagggggaggaggaggaggaggcgggaaagaggaggagaggggaagggggaggaagggAAGGAGGCCTCTCTCTGATCGAGAgaaggaagggggaggggatacCGAGTCTTAAtgaaggagagaagaaagggggaggggatacCGAGTAGATAAGATCGGCGCACGGCTCGGCAGTTTATTTTGGTCCTAGTAGATCGTTAGTCTCaattgtttataccaaccgggactaaagataattggAGCCTGACTCGACCCACCAACCtctttgaaccgggactaaaaatgatctttattcccggttggtgttaccaaccgggactaaagatcaaaatttttttaaccggaactaaaaatgatctttagtcccggttttattgcaaccgagactattgtgaaatttagtcgaccgaccaaatatgatttctccaccagtggtagcAAGTATACACCGTATACTCCGTGGACATGGTACCGGAGATAGAGGTGGATGATATGATATTAATGTTAATTTCATGGGATTTAATTACTGGTAAGACATGCTGATAATGACCACAATATGTTCAGCCCCTCGTAGATCCTTAATCAGACATTTTCAACGACACGAATTGGTTAAACTTTCGAGTGATGGCCAACCGCCGCTTAGTGCAGTCGAGTAGGTAAGTGAAACCATGACTATCAATATCGCTGCTTGAGTTTACCAGAGATGAAAGATTAAACACGCATTAGtgtaattaagttttaattatattaaacataaaaatagatttatatgATAGTTTAGTAATTGTTACATAAAATGTTTTCACACAAAGTACACAGTTTTGTAGTTTAAAAAATggtaaaaaaaccaaaataaaatctatatcttaatAAAAAACAGAGCAGAAGCCTTGTGTTCACTTCTTCAACTTGTGACACCACATTTTAGATTGCCACACCTCCTTAGCGTTGTATTTGATGGCTTGCCATACGTTCTGAGCACCTAGCCTCACGTATCATAAACTTAATTATTTACCTAACTCTACCACAAGTATACAAGTATAGCTTGTAATTTATAGGCCTAAAAAATATAACATGCCACACTTACCTAAAGTGAATCCTGACAATGttagttagggtgtgtttagttcacgctaaaatttaaagtttggttgaaaatggaacgatatgacggaaaagttaaaagtttgtgtgtaggaaagttttgatgtgattaaaaagttagaagtttgaagtaAAATTTttgaactaaactcggccttaaaAACAAAGAGCACTATTTGCTATTTTGTTCCTTTTGTGTAACTTTATTTCAACTTTCTTTTAAAGTAGTACTAGCCCAACTTCAACTTCACCTTCCCAAACTGTTAaactgtgtaattttttttaaaaaaatccatatagaagttgtttaagaaaaaataaataaatatattttcataactaacacttaattaattaattatatgttaataaaCTTCTTCATTTTTACATGAAGTGGAAATATTTCTTCCTAAGCATGCATGAAAATCGAACGAGTCCTTAATAAAGTTCCCCAAAATGCCCTCACGCTTCCCCTCCCTCTACCCCACCCACAGAGCCACTTCCCGGTGGGTCCCACACCCCCACCTCTCATAACTGCATCAGAAAAATGGGAGGGCGTGCGCGGGTCCCACCTCCCCATGTGTCCCTCCCTCCCCGCACGCCACGCCATACAAAGCCTCGCCATTCCCCCCCAACCatctctcctccatctccaagAAGCAGTCTCCACGCCGATCCGAGATGGCCGCAGCAGCGCAGAGGCGGCGGAGCAGCAGCGCCTCCCCGGAGTTCCGCTTCTGGCCCCTCGACGCCGACCCCGCCGCATCCCCCTCCTGCGCCGACGAGCTCTTCTccggcggcgtcctcctccccctccaacCCCTCCCCTACCCCCGCCGCGACGCCGACCTCTCCATGTCCCTCGCCGTcgcggatgatgatgatgatgaggacgaggaggaggaggaggtgcagcCTGGTGCGGCCGTCGCGTCCAGGGCGCCGCCCACtgctgcggtggcggcgtcgggtggtggtggtggtgggtcgAAGAGGTGGACGGATATATTCgccaagaagcagcagcagccggcggcggaggagaaggagaaggatcagccgacgaggcggcggagaccggcgggaggcggaggcggatcgGAGCTGAACATTAACATCTGGCCGTTCTCCCGGAGCCGCTccgccggcgggggcggcgtgGGGTCGTCGaagccccgcccgccgccgcggaagGCCAGTAGCGCCCCGTGCTCCCGCAGCAACtcccgcggcgaggcggcggcggtggcgtcgtcccttcctcctcctcctcgccgctggGCCGCCAGCCCCGgccgcgcaggcggcggcgtgccggtgGGCCGGTCTAGCCCGGTCTGGCAGATCAGGCgcccgccatcgccggcggcgaagcacGCCGCCGCGGACAGGAGGCCGCCGCACCACAAGGACAAGCCAACCGGCGGCGCCAAGAAACCCCACACCAcctccgccaccggcggcggcgggatacGCGGCATCAACCTGAGCATCAACTCCTGCATCGGGTACCGCCACCAGGTgagctgccgccgcgccgacgccggagtcgcccgcgcctccgccggcggcggcggcggcggcgggctcttCGGCATCAAGGGGTTCTTCTCCAAGAAGGTGCATTGAGCCATGGAAGCCTTTCTTTCACCTTAGCTAGAGATCCAAATAACTTTtaattttctcctctcttttttaccctcctttttttacttttctttttttttttaccttttgtaACTTTTTTGTTTAACCTTTGGGGTGCTTGTgatcatgatgatgatgatgatggctgTTAATTACATGTAATTAAGCCAATAACCTGTTTTTGTAAGTGTGAGTGATTGATATTATGTACTATAGTTtaattatgattaattaattagcactacatatataatataattagtATGCATAATTAAGTATGGTTATGCAGTTGAGCACTGCCTACACTCTGCAGCCGGCCGGCACAAACACAagcagatgatgatgatgagatgcAGAAGAAGATGCTCTCTGCTTGGAGAAGAGATACTACTGAGTACATTATTCCTTTGCATAATAATGCTGCATGTGGATATGATTGTGCCGGCACAAATGGTTCATATTTTTGCAATGAATTTTTGTTATGCCGACGCTTGTTTTGTTCttggctaaattttttttttcaggatcaTCCTCTGATTGgatctttgcacatttttatATTGCTCTGAAAGGGAGAAAAGAATTTCTGCGTTTTATGTTCAGTTTAAATTCAGCCCCCGGAAACTGAACTTTGTGCAGAGATTTCTGCATTTTgcactgatgaatttatgcaaAATGTAGAAGTATTTTGGTATGCAAAATTTCTCCCTTTTGAGGCTTTGACAAAGGTGGCAAGTGGAATTCATTAATTAGAGCAAATTGCATGCTTCATAATGGATATCTCTGCCTACTAACCACACCAGTCTACTAGTTGGAATATCACATTAGCTCATCCTTAATGAACAAGACTTTGGTCTACTCAAGGTGTGTTCCAAAGTCTTCGTGACGTCTGGGACCATCATGGTCACTCCAGGATTACAAAATGTAAGAGCAAGTCGATGTCGATTGTAGTTCTATTATGTTGGGCCTGCTCGTTTGATAATTcggatatttatttttctaagatAATAGAAATGATTTACATCTTCGGTCTCAGAGATAAAGACATACATCCTATAAATTTTGGTACCTAAAACTAGAATTTAGTCTTAGGATTAATTTAGGCTTAGGccaagtttagatccaaattttttcttcaaacttccaacttttttatcacatcaaaactttcctacatacgcaaacttccaatttttctgtcacatcgtttcaatttcaaccaaattttcaattttgacgtgaactaaacacacccttattctTCAAGTTCTTCTTTTTAAGTGAAACACTCTCCATGCGTAATTGAGCAAAGGTAATTAAAATCTAGCCTTATTACCATTTTTTCTTCCACAAACGTACTACCACTACATATTATTCTCACATTGACTTTGTTGGAATCAAACCAAACAACATCCCAATCTTCACTAGCCATTTTTTTATGATATTAAATAAAAACCAATTCATATTGGTGTCAACCTGGCCTGCCGGTTAGAGGAAAATTTTGTCAACTTGATACTCCGAATCACAGCCCTCAAGTAATCAAGTTGACGGACAGCATATCAACGTTGTTCTGTTTTCTTTTGAGGTAATGTGTAGAGGTGTGAATGAATTAAACCTAAATTAACAAGTTGTTCCGGTCCATAATATTGTTAACAAGTTGACTCTTGCTTACAACTTGGCCATTAATAAACGGATTTTCATGGTACGACAGCATCTCGCACAATTCGCCTCAAAAAATTCTTTTAAACCCAAAATGCTGTGTGATGATCAAGCTCGAGTAGTTCCAGCGACGTGGCGACGATCGATCAGCCACGTGCGCCGGCGTGGCGTTCGAGGCCA harbors:
- the LOC136354189 gene encoding uncharacterized protein; translated protein: MAAAAQRRRSSSASPEFRFWPLDADPAASPSCADELFSGGVLLPLQPLPYPRRDADLSMSLAVADDDDDEDEEEEEVQPGAAVASRAPPTAAVAASGGGGGGSKRWTDIFAKKQQQPAAEEKEKDQPTRRRRPAGGGGGSELNINIWPFSRSRSAGGGGVGSSKPRPPPRKASSAPCSRSNSRGEAAAVASSLPPPPRRWAASPGRAGGGVPVGRSSPVWQIRRPPSPAAKHAAADRRPPHHKDKPTGGAKKPHTTSATGGGGIRGINLSINSCIGYRHQVSCRRADAGVARASAGGGGGGGLFGIKGFFSKKVH